A single region of the Gorilla gorilla gorilla isolate KB3781 chromosome 1, NHGRI_mGorGor1-v2.1_pri, whole genome shotgun sequence genome encodes:
- the S100A9 gene encoding protein S100-A9, which produces MTCKMSQLERNIETIINTFHQYSVKLGHPDTLNQGEFKELVRKDLQNFLKKENKNEKVIEHIMEDLDTNADKQLSFEEFIMLMARLTWASHEKMHEGDEGPGHHHKPGLGEGTP; this is translated from the exons ATGACTTGCAAAATGTCGCAGCTGGAACGCAACATAGAGACCATCATCAACACCTTCCACCAATACTCTGTGAAGCTGGGGCACCCAGACACCCTGAACCAGGGGGAATTCAAAGAGCTGGTGCGAAAAGATCTGCAAAACTTTCTCAAG AAGGAGAATAAGAATGAAAAGGTCATAGAGCACATCATGGAGGACCTGGACACAAATGCAGACAAGCAGCTGAGCTTCGAGGAGTTCATCATGCTGATGGCGAGGCTAACCTGGGCCTCCCACGAGAAGATGCACGAGGGTGACGAGGGCCCCGGCCACCACCATAAGCCAGGCCTCGGGGAGGGCACCCCCTAA